In the Camelina sativa cultivar DH55 unplaced genomic scaffold, Cs unpScaffold02828, whole genome shotgun sequence genome, TCACAGTGTCTGACCATGGAAAAGCTACATGAGGCAAAAATTCTTCCAAACCTTTCACCACTTTCCAACACTTCTGCTTTGAATCATACGCTCTTAACTTGTTCTCAAAAGGATCATAGTAGTACAATACGTCATCAAGAACGCACCCACGGTACCAGTTATAAGAATTCAACACCTCGTCCAATTCCCATCTGTCTTCCTTTGGCTCGTAAACAAAGCTCTCCTTAGAAGAACAATCCCTCACGTACATCTTATCCGCAATCACCGCGCATTCACACCAGAACCGACTTAACTCTAAACTTGGCTTTGTTGTCATCTCAGGCTCCCACGTTTGTGTTTCTGTATTGAACACCAGCATTACCTTCATTAAATTTGTTTCGTCATGCTCATCGCACAGTCCCATTACGAAAATCTTTTTGTCGATGACGTCAACAAACCTTCTAGCCTTGGGTCCATGAGGATTTTCGGAGAAGGGCTGCACAGTGTGAGATCTACAGTCGATGCTGTAGGAATTTGATCTCG is a window encoding:
- the LOC104774433 gene encoding F-box/kelch-repeat protein At4g38940-like; the encoded protein is MITSLPHDIIVDILAHVSRWDYPTLSLVSKYFRSLVSSSELYARRSLLGYTEACIYSVLFNNDTGNQLYVLRSRRLKGNNTSSSFVRIASLPRIPFQASYVSVGREIYVLSGFSRSNSYSIDCRSHTVQPFSENPHGPKARRFVDVIDKKIFVMGLCDEHDETNLMKVMLVFNTETQTWEPEMTTKPSLELSRFWCECAVIADKMYVRDCSSKESFVYEPKEDRWELDEVLNSYNWYRGCVLDDVLYYYDPFENKLRAYDSKQKCWKVVKGLEEFLPHVAFP